One Cucurbita pepo subsp. pepo cultivar mu-cu-16 chromosome LG20, ASM280686v2, whole genome shotgun sequence genomic window carries:
- the LOC111783635 gene encoding uncharacterized protein LOC111783635: MTKIRALKVHRQVALTRCTYLKLVNTRFINQLQKALQTSNHHLFTKVSTLSSMVTGAIHHFQRVYEEAKKYHHELQRLIKQEMERNEYAAYLANREFIFFLASALVTFPIFGAWMFLSSRFSR, encoded by the exons ATGACAAAA ATACGAGCTTTGAAGGTCCACCGGCAAGTTGCTCTAACCAGATGCACCTATTTGAAG TTAGTCAACACGCGTTTTATCAATCAACTTCAAAAGGCGCTTCAGACATCAAACCATCATCTGTTCACCAAAGTGTCTACCTTGAGTTCCATGGTTACAGGAGCCATCCATCACTTCCAAAGAGTCTATGAGGAAGCCAAAAAGTATCACCATgag TTACAAAGACTGATTAAacaagaaatggaaagaaatgaatatGCAGCATATCTTGCCAACAgggaatttattttctttctg GCGTCTGCTCTGGTTACCTTCCCAATTTTTGGCGCTTGGATGTTCCTCTCTTCACGATTTTCCAGGTAA
- the LOC111782616 gene encoding pentatricopeptide repeat-containing protein At5g46100 — protein sequence MGSKAMFKWAKTVTPAHVEQLIQAERDINKALLIFDSATAEYTNGFKHDLNTFRLMIRKLVSANQFRLAETLLDRMKEEKFDVTEDIFLSICRAYGRIHRPLDSIRVFHKMQDFHCKPTEKSYISVFAILVEENQLNLAFRFYRYMRKVGIPPTVASLNVLIKALCKNSGTMDKAMNMFREMSNQGCEPDSYTYGTLINGLCRFGNIVEAKELLQEMEKKGCSPSVITYTSMIHGLCQLNNVDEAMDLLEDMMSKGIEPNVFTYSSLMDGFCKAGHSLRARDLLELMVQKRLRPNMISYSTLINGLCKEGKLNEALEILDRMKLQGLTPDAGLYGKIVNCLCDVCRFQEAANFLDEMVLCGITPNRVTWSLHVRTHNRVIHGLCTVNDSNRAFQLYLSVLTRGISLTVDTFDSLLKCFCNKRDLLKISRILDEMVINGCIPEREMWSTVVNCFCDQRKACDAMKLLQLELMN from the coding sequence aTGGGCAGTAAAGCTATGTTTAAATGGGCAAAAACAGTCACACCTGCTCATGTTGAACAGCTAATCCAAGCGGAACGAGACATAAACAAGGCACTTCTCATATTTGACTCTGCAACAGCCGAGTATACAAATGGTTTTAAGCATGATCTCAATACTTTTAGGCTCATGATTAGGAAGTTAGTTTCCGCAAACCAGTTCAGGTTAGCAGAAACACTTCTTGATAGGatgaaggaagagaaatttgatgtCACTGAGGatatatttctttctatttgtAGGGCTTATGGTCGTATCCATAGGCCATTGGATTCCATTAGAGTTTTCCATAAAATGCAGGATTTCCATTGCAAGCCTACAGAGAAATCTTACATTTCAGTGTTTGCCATTCTTGttgaagaaaatcaattaaatttggCTTTTAGATTTTACAGGTATATGAGAAAAGTGGGTATTCCTCCTACTGTAGCTTCTCTTAATGTTCTAATCAAAGCCCTCTGTAAGAATAGTGGAACCATGGATAAAGCTATGAACATGTTTCGTGAAATGTCTAATCAGGGGTGTGAACCTGATTCATATACTTATGGGACTTTGATCAATGGGTTATGTAGATTTGGAAACATTGTTGAAGCAAAGGAATTATTGCAAGAGATGGAAAAAAAAGGTTGTTCACCTTCAGTCATCACCTATACTTCAATGATACATGGTCTGTGTCAGTTGAACAATGTGGATGAAGCAATGGACTTACTTGAAGATATGATGAGCAAGGGTATTGAACCTAATGTATTTACTTACAGTTCTCTAATGGATGGATTTTGCAAGGCTGGTCATTCTTTGCGAGCTAGAGACCTCTTGGAGCTGATGGTCCAAAAACGCTTGAGGCCCAACATGATCAGTTATAGCACATTGATTAATGGACTTTGTAAGGAAGGAAAACTAAATGAAGCGTTAGAGATTCTTGACAGAATGAAACTTCAAGGTTTGACACCAGATGCCGGATTGTATGGGAAAATAGTGAATTGCCTCTGTGATGTTTGCAGATTCCAAGAAGCTGCAAACTTCTTGGATGAGATGGTCCTTTGTGGGATTACACCTAATAGAGTAACATGGAGCCTTCATGTCAGGACACATAACAGAGTAATTCACGGTCTCTGCACTGTCAATGACTCAAATCGTGCATTTCAGTTATATCTCAGTGTCCTGACACGTGGTATTAGTCTCACTGTTGATACTTTCGATTCGTTGTTAAAGTGCTTCTGTAACAAAAGGGATCTTCTTAAAATTTCTAGAATTCTGGATGAGATGGTGATTAATGGATGTATCCCTGAGAGAGAAATGTGGAGTACCGTGGTTAATTGTTTTTGTGATCAAAGAAAAGCTTGTGATGCTATGAAATTGCTGCAACTTGAGTTGATGAATTGA
- the LOC111783080 gene encoding glycogen phosphorylase 1-like, which yields MSALSLPIIGAPVRSSLSLSSPTILFPPFSVRAKNLSSRFFICQASNGTNPTSETVFAVPTISVDNSEEDESTSFVIRARNRIGLLQVITRVFKVLGLRIDKATVEFEGDYFTKTFFVSDSHGNKIENLESIDRIKKALMDAIGGDDLTISTGPATRGIVVRKPGLLSSSLDRTAKAERMFELMDGFLKNDPVSLQKDILDHVEYTVARSRFSFDDFEAYQALSHCIRDRLIERWHDTQIHFKRKDPKRVYFLSLEYLMGRSLSNSIINLGIRDQCADALSQLGFEIEVLAEQEGDAALGNGGLARLSACQMDSLATMDFPAWGYGLRYQYGLFRQVILDGFQHEQPDYWLNFGNPWEIERVHVTYPVKFYGTVEEDISNGEKYKVWIPGEMVEAVAYDNPIPGYGTRNTITLRLWAAKPSNQHDMEAYNTGDYIDAVVTRQRAETISSILYPDDRSHQGKELRLKQQYFFVSASLQDIIRRFKDGHKDLNQFPDKVALQLNDTHPALAIPEVMRILVDEERLGWNKAFDITCKIFSFTTHTVLAEALEKIPVDLLESLLPRHLQIIYDINSYFMEELKRRIGLDYNRLSRMSIVEEGAVKSIRMANLSIFCSHTVNGVSRLHSELLQTRVFKDFYEMWPEKFQCKTNGVTQRRWIVVSNPSLCALISKWLGTESWIRDIDLLMGLREYAADISLHQEWQMVRKINKMRLAEYIEATSGLKVSLDAMFDVQIKRIHEYKRQLLNIIGIIHRYDCIKNMSKDDRKKVVPRICIIGGKAAPGYEMAKKIIKLCHAVAEKINNDSDIGDLLKLVFIPDYNVSVAEMIIPGADLSQHISTAGHEASGTGCMKFLMNGCLLLATADGSTVEIIEEIGEDNMFLFGAKVHEVATLREKGTTIKVPLQFARVVRMVRDGYFGFQDYFQSLCDTVEGSDDYYLLGADFESYLEAQAAADKAFVDQKKWTQMSILSTAGSGRFSSDRTIQDYAEQTWGIEPCRCPL from the exons ATGTCTGCATTGTCGTTACCGATTATCGGAGCTCCGGTTCGATCAAGCCTTTCCCTCTCGTCCCCCACCATTCTCTTTCCCCCGTTTTCAGTTCGCGCCAAGAATTTATCTTCGCGTTTCTTCATATGTCAGGCCTCTAATGGAACTAATCCCACTAGTGAGACTGTTTTCGCAGTGCCAACAATATCAGTTGACAACTCTGAGGAGGATGAGTCCACCTCATTCGTGATTCGGGCCCGCAATCGAATCGGTCTCCTTCAGGTGATCACCAGGGTTTTCAAGGTCCTCGGCTTGCGCATTGACAAGGCTACTGTGGAGTTCGAGGGTGACTATTTTACCAAGACGTTCTTTGTAAGCGATTCGCATGGCAATAAGATTGAAAATCTGGAGAGCATTGATAGGATCAAGAAGGCACTGATGGACGCAATCGGTGGCGATGACTTGACGATCTCCACCGGACCTGCCACTCGTGGCATTGTGGTGAGAAAGCCTGGGTTGTTGTCTTCCTCACTGGATCGGACAGCGAAGGCGGAAAGAATGTTTGAGTTGATGGACGGGTTCTTGAAAAATGATCCAGTTAGCCTTCAAAAGGATATTCTCGATCACGTTGAGTACACAGTTGCCCGGTCTCGCTTTagttttgatgattttgaagCCTACCAG GCTTTGTCTCATTGCATAAGAGATCGATTGATTGAACGATGGCATGATACTCAGATACACTTCAAGAGGAAAGATCCAAAGCGCGTATACTTTCTCTCACTTGAGTATCTTATGG GCCGTTCTTTGTCAAATAGTATTATCAACCTTGGTATCCGTGACCAATGTGCTGATGCTCTGAGCCAGCTTGGTTTTGAGATTGAAGTTCTGGCAGAACAG GAAGGAGATGCTGCCCTTGGCAATGGTGGCCTTGCTCGACTTTCTGCATGTCAAATGGATTCTTTGGCAACTATGGACTTTCCAGCTTGGGG CTATGGACTACGATACCAATATGGATTGTTTCGTCAAGTCATACTAGATGGCTTTCAGCACGAACAGCCTGATTATTGGTTGAACTTCGGGAATCCTTGGGAGATAGAGAGAGTTCATGTAACATATCCCGTCAAG TTCTATGGTACTGTTGAAGAGGACATTTCGAATGGTGAGAAGTACAAAGTTTGGATCCCTGGTGAAATG GTTGAAGCAGTAGCCTATGACAATCCTATACCTGGTTACGGGACAAGGAATACCATTACTCTCCGCCTTTGGGCCGCCAAACCAAGTAATCAGCATGATATG GAAGCATATAATACTGGGGATTATATTGATGCTGTGGTAACTAGGCAAAGGGCAGAAACAATTAGCAGTATTTTGTACCCAGATGACCGTTCTCATCAg GGGAAGGAACTGAGACTGAAGCAACAATATTTCTTTGTCTCGGCATCCTTACAAGACATCATTCGCAGGTTTAAAGATGGTCATAAGGACTTAAATCAGTTTCCTGACAAG GTTGCTCTGCAACTGAACGATACTCATCCGGCTCTTGCAATACCTGAGGTCATGCGAATACTTGTTGATGAAGAACGTCTTGGCTGGAATAAAGCATTTGACATAACATGCAAAATCTTTTCATTCACAACTCACACAGTATTAGCTGAAGCGCTGGAGAAGATCCCTGTTGATCTGCTTGAAAGTCTTCTCCCACGGCATTTACAA ATTATATATGACATAAACTCGTATTTCATGGAGGAGTTGAAGAGAAGGATTGGTTTAGACTACAATAGGCTGTCCCGGATGTCAATTGTGGAGGAAGGTGCTGTGAAG AGTATTCGTATGGCAAACCTGTCAATTTTTTGTTCCCATACTGTGAATGGCGTATCCAGATTACATTCGGAATTATTACAAACAAGGGTATTTAAG GACTTCTATGAGATGTGGCCAGAAAAATTTCAGTGCAAAACAAATGGAGTAACCCAG CGTCGCTGGATTGTGGTAAGCAATCCTAGTTTATGTGCTCTCATCTCAAAATGGCTTGGGACAGAGTCTTGGATACGTGATATTGACCTTCTAATGGGCTTGCGTGAATATGCCGCTGATATTTCCCTGCATCAAGAATGGCAAATG GTGCggaagataaataaaatgaggCTTGCTGAATACATTGAAGCAACAAGTGGCCTCAAG GTCAGTTTAGATGCAATGTTCGATGTGCAGATAAAAAGGATACATGAGTACAAAAGACAGCTGCTGAATATAATAGGCATCATCCATAGATATGACTGCATAAAG AATATGTCAAAGGATGACCGGAAGAAAGTAGTACCTCGCATCTGCATAATTGGAGGAAAGGCTGCTCCTGGTTATGAAATGGCAAAGAAGATCATCAAACTTTGTCATGCTGTAGCAGAAAAGATCAATAACGACAGTGACATAGGGGATCTTCTAAAACTG GTCTTTATTCCTGATTACAATGTATCCGTTGCTGAAATGATAATACCTGGTGCCGATCTTTCGCAGCACATAAG TACTGCTGGACATGAGGCATCAGGCACTGGTTGCATGAAGTTTCTTATGAATGGCTGTTTATTATTAGCTACAGCAGATGGATCTACGGttgaaataattgaagaaatagGGGAAGACAATATG TTTTTATTTGGAGCAAAGGTGCATGAAGTTGCAACATTGCGTGAAAAAGGAACGACAATTAAGGTGCCTCTACAATTTGCTCGTGTTGTGAG AATGGTTCGAGATGGTTACTTCGGCTTCCAAGACTACTTCCAATCATTATGCGACACTGTCGAGGGCAGCGACGATTACTATCTCCTTGGTGCCGATTTCGAAAGCTATTTAGAGGCACAG GCAGCGGCAGATAAAGCATTTGTTGATCAAAAGAAATGGACACAGATGAGCATCCTCAGCACTGCTGGTTCGGGTAGGTTCAGCAGTGACAGGACCATCCAAGATTATGCAGAGCAGACATGGGGAATTGAGCCTTGTAGATGCCCTTTATGA
- the LOC111783633 gene encoding uncharacterized protein LOC111783633 isoform X1: MAICPFKILYLLPAIFLPLFAVCEIASPGRSSNHGLIDELVESKLRISHLESVLEESKQNLTEKRNELEAQEKLIEAMSHKIQYLESALSDMKRTTSSDDERIAALEDEVRRLWASSRKNNFEIHILKAKVQEAEEKLEEVTSQVKKKSSIVSEQWTQIRHLEQALEMTKIRALKVHRQVALTRCTYLKLVNTRFINQLQKALQTSNHHLFTKVSTLSSMVTGAIHHFQRVYEEAKKYHHELQRLIKQEMERNEYAAYLANREFIFFLASALVTFPIFGAWMFLSSRFSR, from the exons ATGGCGATTTGCCCATTTAAGATCTTGTATCTCCTTCCCGCCATATTCTTACCTCTTTTCGCCGTCTGTGAAATCGCCTCGCCCGGTCGATCAAGTAACCATGGGCTGATCGACGAATTGGTGGAAAGCAAGCTCAGGATCTCTCACTTAG AATCCGTTCTGGAGGAAAGCAAGCAAAATTTGACCGAGAAAAGAAATGAGCTCGAGGCGCAGGAAAAGCTAATCGAGGCTATGTCCCATAAGATTCAATACTTGGAGTCTGCTCTATCTGATATGAAG AGGACAACATCAAGTGATGATGAAAGGATTGCTGCTCTGGAGGATGAG GTACGACGTCTCTGGGCTTCATCGAGAAAGAACAACTTCGAAATTCATATTCTGAAAGCCAAGGTACAGGAAGCTGAGGAAAAACTGGAAGAGGTTACTTCACAAGTTAAGAAG AAGTCTAGCATAGTATCTGAACAATGGACTCAAATTCGGCACCTCGAGCAGGCTCTTGAAATGACAAAA ATACGAGCTTTGAAGGTCCACCGGCAAGTTGCTCTAACCAGATGCACCTATTTGAAG TTAGTCAACACGCGTTTTATCAATCAACTTCAAAAGGCGCTTCAGACATCAAACCATCATCTGTTCACCAAAGTGTCTACCTTGAGTTCCATGGTTACAGGAGCCATCCATCACTTCCAAAGAGTCTATGAGGAAGCCAAAAAGTATCACCATgag TTACAAAGACTGATTAAacaagaaatggaaagaaatgaatatGCAGCATATCTTGCCAACAgggaatttattttctttctg GCGTCTGCTCTGGTTACCTTCCCAATTTTTGGCGCTTGGATGTTCCTCTCTTCACGATTTTCCAGGTAA